TCGCGATAGAGGCGGACGGCGTGCACCTGGGTCAAGATGACCTTCCGGTCCACATCGCCCGGCGCATCCTGGGGGACGATGCGATCGTCGGCGGGACAGCAACGACGGTTGAACAGGCACGTCGCGCGGAGGCAGAGGGTGCCACGTACGTCGGATTCGGTCCGGTCTATTCTACTCAGTCCAAGGCGAATCCCGCTTCTGTCAAGGGACTGACCGGCCTCGAAGCCGTCTGCTCGGCGATCAGCATTCCAGTGATCGCCATCGCCGGAATCACCGCAGACAGGACTGCCGAAGTGATCGGCGCGGGCGCCTACGGAGTAGCTGTGATGACCGCGGTGAGCCTGGCTCCGGATCCGCTGGCTGCCACGGCGGAACTTGCCGAAGCGCTCAGACGAAGTGTCGATGCGTGAATTGCGGCCGCGGTTGGTGAACAACTGCGCGGTTGGTTAGCTTGACCCCGCAGGAACCATCGTACGAACAGAACCAGTAACCCAGAAGACAACGGAGTCATGACGAATCAGCAGGCGGCCGTTCGGTCGCGCCAGGAGCGCCTCGAGAAAGCACTCGACCAGTATGGCTTTTCAGCAGTCGCCATCAACGCGGGCCCAACGCTCACCTATCTCACGGGATTACATTTTCACCTGTCCGAGCGGCCGGTCGTTGCCGTGTTCGCACCGGGCAAGCCCGTCTGCCTCGCCCTGCCGGAGCTGGAAATGACGAAGGCGTCCCAGCCCGGTTTTGATCTCTCGCCTTTTGCGTATGGTGAGAACCCGGCGCAGTGGCACAAGGCTTTTGATGACGCATTCGAGGCTGCCGGCGCCGTGTCTGGACGGATCGGCGTCGAGCCGCGCGCCTTGCGGGTGCTCGAGCTCCGATTCATAGAAGGCGCTGCGTCCGGAGTGTCGCTCGAGTCGGCCGAAGAGTGCGTGGCGTCACTCCGCATTCAGAAGGACACCGCAGAACTCGATATGATGAAGGAGGCAGTCGGAATGGCCGAGGCATCGGTTCAGGCCACGGTCAAGGCGGTGGGTCCGGGTGCGACGGAAAAAGAGATCGCGTCCGAGCTGGTCATCCAGTTGCTCCGAAACGGGAGCGGATCGGCATTGCCATTCGACCCGATCGTCGCTGCGGGGCCGAACAGTGCGAATCCACATGCCGTACCTACAGATCGAAAGCTACAGGCCGGCGAGATTCTCCTGATCGACTGGGGTGCAAACAATGGTGGTTACTTCTCCGACCTGACGCGCGTGTTTTCCTATGGCGAACCGTCGAAGGAGTCGATCGACATCGCGCGAATCACCGCTGAGGCGAACGCCGCGGGACGTGCGGCAGCGGGCCCCGGCGTGACCGCCGGCTCGGTTGATCGCGCCACACGTGCGGTCATCGAAAAAAGTGGATACGGAGAATACTTCACCCACCGTACAGGTCACGGCCTCGGGATGGAAGTGCACGAAGAGCCGTATATCCGCGGCGACAACGAGCAGATTCTCGAACCCGGAATGACGTTTACCATCGAGCCCGGAATCTACCTCGTCGACAAGGCGGGTACGCGCGTCGAAGACGACATGGTGATCACCGAGACGGGTGCCGATTCGCTCAGTTCGATCGAACGCGGACTCGTCATCCTCTAGTAGCCCAGCCGGACCCTGACCTATGCCATTCTCTCCCGGCGATCCGCTGATAACGGATCCCACGTCGATCTTTGCTCTGCTGGCGGGCATCCTGGCAGCCGTATTCTGGCTAAGCGGACTGGATCAATTCCGGCGCCTGTTCGATGTCCTGCCACCGGTCATCTGGGCCTACTTCGTGCCGATGATCGCGACCACCATCGGTATCCTGCCGGATGCCAGTCCCGCGTATTCGTGGATCTCCCGCTATCTCCTTCCGCTATCGCTGTTTCTGTTGATGGTGACCATCGACCTGCCAGCGGTGCTCCACCTCGGCAAGCTTGCAATCATCATGATGCTGGCGGGCACGGTGGGTATCGTGATCGGTGGCCCGATCGCGTTCCTGGTATTTGGACAGTTTCTGCCCGTTGACGCCTGGAAAGGCCTCGCAGCCCTCTCGGGCAGCTGGATAGGTGGTACGGCCAACATGGTGGCCATTCAAAAGAGCGTCGGTGCGGCCGACGCCGCCCTCGGTCCGATCATCGTGGTCGACACGGTGGTGGGATACGGATGGATGGGCATTCTGCTCTTCCTGGGCTCGTTCCAGAAGCGCTTCGACGCGTGGATCGGCGCCGATACCTCCGCTCTTGAAGAAGCGAATCAGCATCTTCAGGAAATCGAGGTGAAGCGAAAGCCAATCATGATGTCGCACCTCGGGATGATTCTTGGTCTTGGTTTTGTAGCCACTGTGATTTCCATCTCGATCGGTCAGATGCTACCGGATCTCGGCGAACCGTCGGTCATCTCGAAGA
The nucleotide sequence above comes from Rhodothermales bacterium. Encoded proteins:
- a CDS encoding aminopeptidase P family protein, producing MTNQQAAVRSRQERLEKALDQYGFSAVAINAGPTLTYLTGLHFHLSERPVVAVFAPGKPVCLALPELEMTKASQPGFDLSPFAYGENPAQWHKAFDDAFEAAGAVSGRIGVEPRALRVLELRFIEGAASGVSLESAEECVASLRIQKDTAELDMMKEAVGMAEASVQATVKAVGPGATEKEIASELVIQLLRNGSGSALPFDPIVAAGPNSANPHAVPTDRKLQAGEILLIDWGANNGGYFSDLTRVFSYGEPSKESIDIARITAEANAAGRAAAGPGVTAGSVDRATRAVIEKSGYGEYFTHRTGHGLGMEVHEEPYIRGDNEQILEPGMTFTIEPGIYLVDKAGTRVEDDMVITETGADSLSSIERGLVIL
- a CDS encoding DUF819 family protein codes for the protein MPFSPGDPLITDPTSIFALLAGILAAVFWLSGLDQFRRLFDVLPPVIWAYFVPMIATTIGILPDASPAYSWISRYLLPLSLFLLMVTIDLPAVLHLGKLAIIMMLAGTVGIVIGGPIAFLVFGQFLPVDAWKGLAALSGSWIGGTANMVAIQKSVGAADAALGPIIVVDTVVGYGWMGILLFLGSFQKRFDAWIGADTSALEEANQHLQEIEVKRKPIMMSHLGMILGLGFVATVISISIGQMLPDLGEPSVISKTTWAVLVVVTLGLVLSFTPIRRLEVYGASKVGYIALYLLMASIGARANLAAVLDAPLYLLTGLVWISIHVAILLAAARIFRAPLFLVATGSMANVGGAASAPVVAGAYMPSMAPVGLLMGVSGYILGIYAALGCAWILGQLSLLL
- the thiE gene encoding thiamine phosphate synthase, with product MYNLQIGRLHILTDYRFQQHWPHWRIAEMAMEGGASLIQFREKHGLLQHIVHEARLAVARCHASGVPMIVNDRVDVALAIEADGVHLGQDDLPVHIARRILGDDAIVGGTATTVEQARRAEAEGATYVGFGPVYSTQSKANPASVKGLTGLEAVCSAISIPVIAIAGITADRTAEVIGAGAYGVAVMTAVSLAPDPLAATAELAEALRRSVDA